A portion of the Deinococcus peraridilitoris DSM 19664 genome contains these proteins:
- a CDS encoding NAD(P)/FAD-dependent oxidoreductase: MTTVVIGAGLAGLTAARLLGRAGRRVRVLEAGRELGGRVQTRHVDGFRVDLGFQVLFTAYPAVQRNLDLEALNLTSLPAGAVIREVGRSDTVGDPLRDPASALSTLRAASLSARDKLLLARLVLRLKSPAPHSLLTGTAETTLDYLRRSGFSYRAIDHFFAPFFGGIFLRRDLSTSAGLFRYYLRMLIDGPTAIPRGGMGEIARQLVQEVNVTPNVFVHELRPRTDHVTLLTSVGEIDAREVIVATSPPEIQRLAGVAVPHTPVSSSYLHYAADVNLDSEKRLLLNAHDGVVNNAIWLSNTVPELAPPGKHLLSVTVLGRPRQDDTQLDHAVRAELSRWYGPDEVEKLRLLTLDHLPFAQFAQPPGFEASLAGHATSWPHVVIASEATSSSSIQGAMESGEKAAAIVLNDVQSLSRPRGA, from the coding sequence ATGACCACGGTGGTAATCGGAGCTGGACTGGCAGGGCTCACGGCGGCGCGTCTGCTCGGGCGGGCAGGTCGGCGTGTGCGCGTGCTCGAGGCGGGCCGTGAGCTGGGCGGCCGGGTACAGACGCGTCATGTCGACGGCTTTCGGGTGGACCTGGGATTTCAAGTCCTGTTCACCGCTTACCCAGCCGTGCAGCGTAACCTCGACCTGGAAGCGCTGAACCTGACCTCGTTGCCTGCCGGAGCGGTCATTCGGGAGGTCGGGCGCAGCGACACGGTGGGCGACCCGCTGCGCGATCCGGCCTCGGCGTTGTCGACGTTGCGCGCCGCTTCGCTCAGCGCACGTGACAAACTGCTGCTCGCCCGGCTGGTTCTGCGCCTCAAATCACCGGCACCTCACTCGCTGCTGACGGGCACTGCCGAAACCACGCTCGACTATCTGCGCCGCAGTGGATTTTCCTACCGCGCCATCGATCACTTCTTCGCCCCCTTTTTTGGTGGAATCTTTCTCAGGCGCGATCTCAGTACCAGCGCCGGGCTCTTTCGTTACTACCTGCGCATGCTGATCGACGGACCTACGGCCATTCCGCGCGGCGGCATGGGCGAAATCGCCCGGCAGCTGGTCCAGGAGGTCAACGTGACCCCCAACGTGTTCGTGCACGAGCTGCGCCCTCGAACAGATCATGTGACCCTGCTGACGAGCGTTGGTGAAATCGATGCCCGGGAAGTCATCGTGGCCACCAGCCCACCCGAGATTCAGCGTCTGGCTGGTGTCGCGGTGCCGCATACTCCCGTCTCCAGCAGTTACCTGCATTACGCGGCGGACGTGAACCTCGATTCGGAAAAGCGCCTCTTGCTCAATGCGCACGACGGTGTGGTCAACAACGCGATCTGGCTCAGCAACACCGTGCCGGAACTGGCCCCGCCTGGAAAACACCTCTTGAGTGTGACCGTGCTGGGGCGCCCCCGTCAGGACGACACGCAGCTTGACCATGCGGTGCGTGCCGAGCTGTCACGCTGGTACGGTCCGGACGAAGTCGAGAAATTGCGTCTGCTGACACTGGACCACCTTCCCTTCGCTCAGTTCGCGCAGCCGCCAGGATTCGAGGCGTCCCTCGCGGGTCACGCGACTTCCTGGCCTCACGTGGTGATCGCGTCGGAGGCCACCAGTAGCAGTTCCATTCAGGGTGCGATGGAAAGCGGTGAGAAGGCGGCGGCCATTGTGCTGAACGACGTCCAGAGTCTGAGCCGTCCGCGCGGAGCGTAA
- a CDS encoding thiamine ABC transporter substrate-binding protein — protein sequence MLRILVSTFLLSGLASQALAAELSVITHDSFSVDKKLLAQFEAAHNTKVRLIKGGDTGAMVNKLILTKEAPIADVVYGIDNTLLGKARAAGILEPYKSPQAKNVPARLTLTSDGLLNTVDYGYVALNYDKAYFEKNKLALPKSLDDLTKPEYQGMLAVQNPATSSPGLAFLLATVKHFGPEKAWTWWKAMKDNGLKVTRGWNDAYYTEFTRAGGKYPIVVSYASSPAAEVFYSEKKITESPTANLFLPGSTFLQLEGVGILKGTKQRELARRFVDFMLSPEVQADFPTRMWVYPAREGVKLDPVYQHAQTPQGVTALGAAEIRMNAQIWTDTWTRLVVRGR from the coding sequence ATGCTGCGAATTTTGGTTTCCACCTTTCTGCTGAGCGGTCTGGCTTCTCAGGCCCTCGCCGCCGAACTGAGTGTCATCACACACGACTCCTTCAGCGTCGACAAGAAGCTTCTCGCCCAGTTCGAAGCGGCCCACAACACCAAGGTCCGCCTGATCAAGGGCGGAGACACGGGCGCAATGGTCAACAAGCTGATCCTGACCAAGGAGGCGCCCATTGCCGATGTCGTGTACGGCATCGACAACACCCTGCTCGGCAAGGCGCGGGCGGCGGGCATCCTGGAACCGTACAAGAGCCCGCAGGCCAAGAACGTTCCCGCGCGCCTCACGCTGACCTCCGACGGGCTGCTCAACACCGTCGACTACGGTTACGTCGCCCTCAATTACGACAAGGCTTACTTCGAAAAAAACAAGCTGGCCTTGCCGAAAAGCCTCGATGACCTCACGAAGCCCGAGTACCAGGGCATGCTGGCCGTGCAGAATCCTGCCACGTCGAGCCCTGGTCTGGCCTTTTTGCTTGCCACGGTCAAGCACTTCGGTCCCGAAAAAGCCTGGACCTGGTGGAAGGCCATGAAAGACAACGGCCTGAAAGTCACCCGCGGCTGGAACGACGCGTACTACACCGAGTTCACCCGAGCGGGCGGCAAATATCCCATCGTCGTGAGTTACGCCTCCAGCCCCGCCGCCGAGGTGTTTTACAGCGAGAAGAAAATCACCGAGAGCCCCACCGCCAACCTGTTCCTGCCGGGCAGCACCTTTTTGCAGCTCGAAGGTGTGGGCATCCTGAAGGGCACCAAGCAGCGCGAACTGGCACGCCGGTTCGTGGACTTCATGCTCTCCCCGGAGGTGCAGGCCGATTTTCCGACGCGCATGTGGGTCTACCCGGCGCGTGAAGGGGTCAAGCTCGACCCGGTGTACCAGCACGCCCAGACGCCTCAGGGTGTGACAGCCCTGGGAGCAGCCGAGATTCGCATGAACGCACAAATCTGGACGGATACCTGGACGCGCCTCGTCGTGCGGGGGCGCTAA
- a CDS encoding S8 family serine peptidase, whose amino-acid sequence MSLNFVPRNTALRPSALLLLSLALAACGSQQPASTSTNAVTAQSQSANSVSVADESPQAWFVEFHNAPTADGGSLSATEADKRNFRAEAKQKGVKFTERRAFGKLFNGMSVQVAPGELAKLSRLASVKAIYPVETIQIPETEQVAEPDMTTALAMTGADTAQKELNLTGKGVKVAVMDTGIDGDHPAFAGRIVASYDFVGDAFTGGNTPVPGGPQDDCNGHGTHVAGIVGGNDPATGFKGVAPEVSFGAYRVFGCEGSTQSDIMIAAMEKALDDGMQVLNMSIGAAFNTWPEYPTAKAATRLVNKGVAVVASIGNSGASGAFSAGAPGVGEKVIGVASFDNTHVLLNTFSISPDGKGIGYQNASPAPVAPTSGSLTFARTSPTLVAADACAALPANSLSGKVALIRRGGCTFHTKAMNAQNAGAAAVVLFNNAPGPFGASVAGTPAITIPVVAISAEEGAIINERLNAGPVELTWTAERGTFLNASGDLLSSFSSYGLAADLSLKPDIGGPGGLIRSAWPLTLPGGGYNTISGTSMSSPHVAGTVALLLQAKPNTPSQAVRSILQNSAEPKPWSGNRNAGFLDFVHRQGAGMVNIVNAVGATTRVEPGKLSLGESENGPATRTLTLENKGNSAVTYTLSHAPALSTGGLTNAPSPTTGFASASFSAPSVTVPAGGTATIDVTITANPSLADRSQYGGYVVLTPQGEGGSVLRVPYAGIKGDYQSIRVLTPTANNFPWLAKLGGGSYTRQADGASYTLKDGDQPFFLAHFEHQARLVRAEVYDAKSGKLQGRAFNEEYLGRSGTATGFRAFTFDGTTTQGKQERTVADGSYYVELKVLKALGDENNPAHWETWKSPTFSIKR is encoded by the coding sequence ATGTCCCTGAACTTCGTGCCTCGGAACACTGCACTGCGCCCCTCGGCCCTGCTTCTGCTGTCGCTTGCCCTGGCGGCCTGCGGAAGCCAGCAGCCGGCCAGCACCTCGACCAACGCCGTCACCGCCCAATCCCAGTCGGCGAACTCGGTCAGCGTCGCCGACGAGTCGCCGCAAGCCTGGTTCGTGGAATTTCACAACGCGCCGACTGCTGACGGGGGTAGCCTGAGTGCCACCGAGGCCGACAAGCGCAACTTTCGTGCCGAAGCCAAGCAAAAAGGCGTAAAGTTCACCGAGCGCCGAGCGTTCGGCAAGCTGTTCAACGGGATGTCCGTGCAGGTCGCGCCCGGTGAACTGGCCAAGCTGTCGCGCCTTGCCAGCGTAAAGGCGATTTACCCGGTCGAGACGATCCAGATTCCCGAAACCGAGCAGGTGGCCGAGCCTGACATGACCACTGCCCTCGCCATGACCGGCGCGGACACGGCACAAAAAGAGCTGAATCTGACTGGTAAGGGCGTCAAGGTGGCCGTCATGGACACTGGCATCGATGGAGACCACCCGGCCTTTGCAGGACGCATCGTGGCCAGTTATGACTTCGTCGGCGACGCCTTTACCGGCGGCAACACCCCGGTGCCCGGCGGCCCGCAGGACGACTGCAACGGCCACGGCACGCACGTGGCGGGCATCGTAGGCGGCAATGACCCCGCCACCGGTTTCAAAGGTGTGGCGCCCGAAGTCTCGTTCGGCGCGTACCGCGTGTTCGGCTGCGAAGGCTCCACCCAGTCCGACATCATGATCGCCGCAATGGAAAAAGCCCTCGACGACGGCATGCAGGTGCTGAACATGTCCATCGGTGCGGCCTTCAACACCTGGCCCGAGTACCCCACCGCCAAAGCCGCCACCCGCCTCGTCAACAAGGGTGTGGCCGTGGTTGCCTCGATCGGCAACAGCGGAGCCAGCGGCGCCTTCTCGGCGGGCGCGCCGGGCGTGGGCGAAAAAGTCATCGGCGTGGCGTCGTTTGACAACACCCACGTGCTGCTGAACACTTTCAGCATCTCGCCGGACGGCAAGGGCATCGGCTACCAGAACGCCTCGCCCGCGCCGGTCGCGCCCACCTCGGGCAGCCTGACCTTCGCGCGCACCAGCCCGACCCTGGTCGCCGCCGACGCCTGCGCCGCGCTGCCTGCCAACAGCCTGAGCGGCAAGGTGGCCCTGATTCGCCGCGGTGGCTGCACTTTCCACACCAAGGCCATGAATGCCCAGAACGCGGGCGCGGCGGCGGTCGTGCTGTTCAACAACGCGCCCGGTCCCTTTGGCGCCAGCGTGGCCGGCACCCCGGCGATCACGATTCCGGTCGTGGCGATCTCGGCCGAAGAAGGCGCCATCATCAACGAGCGCCTGAACGCCGGCCCGGTGGAACTCACCTGGACCGCCGAGCGCGGCACCTTCCTGAATGCCAGCGGCGACCTGCTCTCCAGCTTCAGCTCCTACGGTCTCGCCGCCGACCTGAGCCTCAAACCCGACATCGGTGGTCCCGGCGGCCTGATTCGCTCGGCGTGGCCGCTCACGCTGCCGGGGGGTGGGTACAACACCATCAGCGGCACCAGCATGTCCTCGCCGCACGTGGCGGGAACCGTGGCGCTGCTGCTGCAGGCCAAGCCCAACACGCCCTCGCAGGCGGTGCGCAGCATCTTGCAAAACAGCGCCGAACCCAAGCCGTGGTCGGGCAATCGGAACGCGGGCTTCCTGGACTTCGTGCACCGGCAGGGCGCGGGCATGGTGAACATCGTCAATGCTGTGGGTGCCACCACCCGCGTGGAACCGGGCAAGCTGTCGCTCGGCGAAAGCGAAAATGGCCCGGCCACCCGCACCCTCACACTGGAGAACAAGGGCAACAGCGCGGTGACCTACACGCTGTCTCATGCGCCTGCCCTTTCGACCGGCGGTCTGACCAACGCGCCCAGCCCCACCACCGGCTTTGCCTCCGCGAGCTTCAGCGCTCCGAGCGTCACCGTTCCGGCGGGCGGCACCGCCACGATCGACGTCACCATCACCGCCAACCCGAGCCTGGCCGACCGCAGCCAGTACGGCGGTTACGTGGTGCTCACCCCGCAAGGCGAAGGCGGCTCGGTCCTGCGTGTACCCTACGCAGGCATCAAGGGCGATTACCAGAGCATCCGGGTGCTGACCCCCACCGCCAACAACTTCCCCTGGCTGGCCAAGCTTGGCGGTGGCAGCTACACCAGACAAGCCGACGGGGCCAGCTACACCCTCAAGGATGGCGACCAGCCCTTCTTCCTGGCCCACTTCGAGCACCAGGCCCGCCTGGTACGCGCCGAGGTGTATGACGCCAAGAGCGGCAAGCTGCAAGGGCGTGCCTTCAACGAGGAGTACCTGGGCCGCAGCGGCACGGCCACCGGCTTCCGCGCCTTCACCTTCGACGGCACGACCACGCAGGGCAAGCAGGAGCGCACCGTGGCCGACGGCAGCTACTACGTCGAGCTGAAGGTCCTCAAGGCACTGGGCGACGAAAACAATCCCGCGCACTGGGAAACCTGGAAGTCCCCCACCTTCAGCATCAAGCGCTAA
- a CDS encoding MDR family MFS transporter: MSDLSPRDKRLAFFGVLTVLFLASLNLTVVGTAMPRVISDLGGFDLYAWAFTAYALTSTLIIPLVGTLSDNIGRRPVLLSGIVIFSLGSVLIGVSQSMEQLIAFRALQGLGSGALMSMAFVTIGDIFTPIERGRYQGYTGAVWGISSIVGPLVGGFLTDHLGWRWVFFVNLPFAVLAFVIIARFIQARRASTPRALDLPGSALLVLCVTPLLLALSWGGSAYPWTSAVMLGLLASALTFGVAFAWRQLRATHPIIDLQLLRNRTFAVANVTGFLTTAGLNAAILYLPLYMQGVRGSSASGSGAVLAPLMLGLVLTSTIAGQLVSRSGRYKTLVVIGVACTTVALYLTSRLGVDTPTWQATLVMVLLGLGMGPVNSLLTLAVQNATPAEQLGMVTSANQFFRQIGGTLAVAVFGTLMTAHLTHDLKDHLPSAASRLPAQLQDEVASPQLLTSPDQLSRLQGQIEAVGGHQLVEGVLRGLREVLSLALSEIFLLSAALSLISLLVVLGLPEVRLQGSPRRTRKARLTEAASTD, encoded by the coding sequence GTGTCTGACCTGTCACCCCGCGACAAGCGACTGGCTTTCTTTGGCGTGCTGACCGTGCTGTTTCTGGCCTCGCTCAACCTGACGGTCGTCGGTACGGCCATGCCGCGCGTAATTTCCGATCTCGGGGGTTTTGATCTGTACGCCTGGGCATTCACCGCGTACGCGCTCACCTCCACCCTGATCATTCCCCTCGTCGGCACGCTGAGCGACAACATCGGCCGCCGCCCGGTGCTGCTGAGCGGCATCGTGATCTTCTCGCTGGGCTCGGTGCTGATCGGCGTTTCGCAGAGCATGGAGCAGCTTATTGCCTTTCGCGCCTTGCAGGGGCTGGGCAGCGGCGCCCTGATGAGCATGGCCTTTGTGACCATCGGCGACATCTTCACCCCGATCGAGCGAGGCCGGTACCAGGGCTACACCGGCGCCGTGTGGGGCATTTCGAGCATCGTCGGACCGCTGGTCGGCGGATTCCTGACCGACCACCTGGGCTGGCGGTGGGTGTTTTTCGTCAATCTGCCCTTCGCGGTGCTGGCCTTTGTGATCATTGCGCGCTTCATTCAGGCCCGGCGCGCCAGCACCCCACGCGCGCTCGACCTGCCGGGCTCCGCCCTGCTGGTGCTGTGTGTCACGCCGCTGCTGCTCGCCCTGAGCTGGGGCGGAAGCGCGTACCCCTGGACTTCTGCGGTCATGCTGGGCCTGCTGGCCTCCGCGCTGACCTTCGGGGTGGCCTTCGCGTGGCGCCAGTTGCGCGCAACCCATCCCATCATCGACCTGCAACTGCTGCGCAACCGCACCTTCGCGGTGGCCAACGTCACCGGCTTTCTCACCACCGCCGGACTCAACGCGGCCATCCTCTACCTGCCCCTCTACATGCAAGGCGTGCGTGGCAGCTCTGCCAGCGGATCAGGAGCGGTGCTGGCGCCCCTGATGCTGGGACTGGTGCTGACCAGCACCATCGCCGGTCAGCTGGTATCGCGCTCAGGCCGCTACAAGACGCTGGTGGTCATTGGGGTGGCCTGCACCACCGTGGCGCTGTATCTCACCAGCCGCCTGGGCGTGGACACGCCCACGTGGCAGGCCACCCTTGTGATGGTGCTGCTGGGCCTGGGTATGGGTCCGGTCAATTCGCTGCTGACCCTAGCCGTGCAGAACGCCACCCCCGCAGAGCAACTCGGCATGGTCACGAGCGCCAACCAGTTCTTCCGGCAGATCGGCGGTACGCTGGCCGTGGCGGTGTTCGGCACCCTGATGACCGCCCACCTCACCCACGACCTGAAAGACCATCTGCCGTCCGCGGCGAGCCGTCTGCCCGCACAGCTGCAAGACGAAGTGGCCAGTCCGCAGCTGTTGACCAGCCCTGATCAGCTTTCGCGTCTGCAGGGGCAAATCGAGGCCGTTGGCGGTCATCAACTGGTCGAGGGCGTCCTGCGCGGACTGCGCGAAGTGCTGTCGCTGGCCCTTTCCGAAATTTTCCTGCTGTCCGCCGCGCTGAGCCTGATCAGCCTGCTGGTCGTGCTGGGCCTGCCCGAGGTGCGGCTGCAGGGAAGTCCTCGCCGGACCCGTAAAGCCCGCCTGACCGAGGCGGCCTCCACGGACTGA
- a CDS encoding GAF domain-containing sensor histidine kinase — translation MPADGTPKQQRDNQAAPRRTKPTERTRLLQQARPHDAFATLLGTHAQSTTLEQAVLLAFALLQDGLPDTTAVYAEAQGAAGWYVHHASRTLTAEHEHQLLLGRPPSTLREVTLAREAYFFPEGDRTAPTTAPDNAALSSGHYPLSFGSQLALLSVVQWNRNTWDPADQGLFLAVGRALNWALARLRAPEHVRTPDRPTDTVHSDAQLAPDVLREFSGLLRDLSLHAAPHALVQRAQQVALSLFPRGYALYYELHAGQWRCQVQLGAPPPELQALIDAGLAYNDAPMLVCAWTRREACYTTQHPEVAPPMSALVGSVGSMASLPVLIEGQPVGVLLVALFQRNVWSAAQRTVLEALVRTLGLAMERAAQLEHLETQRFALQRRNQELEEERAALNAFARFTEASTQPADVTTLARLAVEILRISLRDVSVGYYTLSDGRWKALVLSEDIDGAAASRAREGFLPDTPSFASPFLVRGPSFVDGWNADREGVEHTEDYGAGAQYPYLDGGEPGGLLTMGTRHAHAWTERERLVFRAVGRSLELALERAATTVALQRQAVELEARAQILEAFAALSRDLAFETDRYALIRSAQEIVCRLLPSGYAVYYELHEDLWYPKAQTGNLRSGPLQAMVNAGLPREALGLGTSWAARRPWYQDSFPETAEAPRDLMGHVQARAILPLEIGGNMVGLFCVGLFQERHWTPTDRTVLETAVRNLGLALERAEAVRELQTQQAQLQAANEELEAFAYSVSHDLRTPVRHITGFSSLLRQALGAGLDRKTEKYLSVVEGAAGRMNSLIDAMLELSRTSRLPLRLETVNLAELMEHVRQECEADLAGRQVNWKVSGLPEVQGDRQTLHQVLVNLISNALKYSRTREVSRIDVWAEEHEHGWAIFVRDNGVGFDPAHGSKLFGVFQRLHRQEEFEGTGVGLANVRRIVHRHGGQVWAEGRPEEGATFGFSLPKPG, via the coding sequence ATGCCCGCCGACGGCACGCCCAAGCAGCAACGTGACAACCAGGCCGCGCCGCGCCGCACAAAGCCAACCGAACGCACACGGCTCCTGCAGCAGGCGCGGCCACATGACGCGTTTGCCACGCTGCTCGGCACGCACGCGCAAAGCACCACCCTCGAACAGGCCGTGCTGCTGGCCTTCGCGTTGCTGCAAGACGGCTTGCCGGACACCACGGCCGTGTACGCGGAAGCACAAGGGGCGGCGGGGTGGTACGTCCACCATGCCAGCCGCACCCTGACTGCGGAACACGAACACCAGCTGCTGCTCGGCCGTCCTCCCAGCACGCTGCGCGAAGTGACACTCGCGCGCGAGGCCTATTTTTTTCCTGAAGGTGACCGGACTGCGCCGACCACCGCACCAGACAATGCAGCGCTCTCGAGTGGACACTACCCGCTGTCCTTTGGCAGTCAGCTCGCCCTGTTGAGCGTGGTCCAGTGGAACCGGAATACCTGGGACCCGGCGGACCAGGGGTTGTTTCTCGCCGTGGGGCGCGCCCTCAACTGGGCGCTGGCACGCTTGAGGGCGCCGGAGCATGTGCGCACACCAGACCGCCCCACGGACACGGTGCATTCCGATGCTCAGCTCGCGCCGGACGTACTGAGAGAATTTTCAGGCCTGCTGCGGGACCTCTCGCTGCACGCCGCGCCTCACGCGCTGGTTCAACGGGCCCAGCAGGTCGCATTGTCGCTGTTTCCCCGGGGTTATGCACTGTATTACGAACTACACGCCGGACAGTGGCGCTGTCAGGTGCAGCTCGGTGCTCCGCCCCCGGAACTGCAGGCGCTGATCGATGCCGGGCTGGCCTATAATGACGCGCCCATGCTGGTCTGTGCCTGGACACGGCGTGAAGCGTGTTACACGACGCAGCATCCTGAAGTCGCGCCGCCGATGTCCGCGCTCGTCGGGTCGGTCGGCAGTATGGCCAGCCTGCCGGTGCTGATCGAAGGCCAGCCCGTCGGGGTTTTGCTGGTCGCGCTGTTTCAGCGAAATGTCTGGTCCGCTGCGCAGCGGACGGTGCTCGAGGCCCTGGTGCGTACCCTGGGGCTGGCCATGGAACGCGCCGCGCAGCTCGAACACCTGGAAACGCAACGCTTCGCGCTGCAACGACGCAATCAGGAGCTCGAAGAGGAGCGCGCCGCCCTGAATGCCTTTGCCCGCTTCACCGAAGCCTCGACCCAGCCTGCAGATGTGACAACCCTCGCGCGGCTCGCAGTCGAGATCCTGCGAATCTCGCTGCGCGACGTCAGCGTGGGTTACTACACGCTTTCCGACGGGCGCTGGAAAGCCCTGGTGCTGTCAGAAGACATCGACGGGGCGGCAGCGAGCCGGGCACGCGAGGGTTTCTTGCCAGATACCCCGAGCTTCGCGAGCCCGTTTCTGGTTCGCGGACCGTCGTTTGTGGACGGCTGGAACGCCGACCGCGAAGGTGTCGAGCATACTGAGGATTATGGCGCGGGCGCCCAGTATCCTTACCTCGACGGCGGCGAGCCCGGTGGCCTGCTTACCATGGGAACCAGGCACGCCCACGCCTGGACCGAGCGCGAACGGCTGGTGTTCCGCGCGGTAGGCCGGAGTCTGGAGCTCGCCCTGGAGCGCGCCGCCACCACGGTGGCCCTGCAGCGCCAGGCGGTAGAACTTGAAGCGCGCGCGCAGATTCTGGAAGCTTTTGCCGCCCTTTCCCGCGACCTCGCCTTCGAGACCGACCGCTACGCCCTGATCCGCAGCGCCCAGGAGATCGTGTGTCGCCTGCTGCCGTCCGGCTACGCTGTGTATTACGAACTGCACGAGGACCTGTGGTACCCGAAGGCCCAGACGGGCAACCTGCGCTCCGGGCCGCTGCAGGCGATGGTGAACGCCGGGCTGCCGCGCGAGGCACTCGGCCTGGGGACCTCGTGGGCCGCCCGACGCCCCTGGTATCAGGACTCCTTCCCGGAAACGGCCGAGGCTCCACGCGACTTGATGGGGCACGTGCAGGCCCGCGCGATCCTGCCGCTCGAGATCGGCGGTAACATGGTCGGCCTGTTCTGCGTGGGTCTGTTCCAAGAGCGCCACTGGACGCCGACCGACCGGACAGTGCTGGAAACCGCCGTGCGCAACCTCGGTCTGGCCCTGGAGCGTGCCGAGGCAGTCCGCGAGCTTCAGACCCAGCAAGCCCAGCTGCAGGCCGCCAACGAGGAACTGGAGGCCTTTGCCTACTCGGTGTCGCACGACCTGCGCACCCCCGTGCGGCACATCACGGGCTTTAGCAGCCTGCTTCGCCAGGCGCTGGGCGCCGGACTCGACCGCAAAACCGAGAAGTACCTCTCGGTGGTGGAGGGCGCAGCGGGACGCATGAACAGCCTGATCGACGCAATGCTGGAATTATCGCGCACCTCACGCCTGCCGTTGCGCCTGGAAACGGTGAATCTGGCAGAACTGATGGAACACGTGCGCCAGGAGTGCGAGGCAGATTTGGCCGGACGGCAGGTGAACTGGAAAGTCAGCGGTCTTCCCGAGGTGCAAGGCGACCGTCAGACCCTGCACCAGGTGCTGGTCAACCTGATCTCGAACGCGCTCAAGTACAGCCGAACACGCGAGGTGTCGCGAATCGACGTGTGGGCCGAGGAGCACGAACACGGCTGGGCCATCTTCGTGCGCGACAACGGGGTGGGCTTCGACCCTGCACACGGCAGCAAGCTCTTTGGAGTGTTTCAGCGCCTGCACCGCCAGGAAGAATTCGAGGGCACCGGGGTGGGCCTCGCCAACGTCCGGCGCATCGTTCACCGGCACGGCGGGCAGGTCTGGGCCGAAGGACGCCCGGAAGAAGGAGCGACCTTTGGTTTTTCGCTCCCCAAGCCGGGCTGA
- a CDS encoding MarR family winged helix-turn-helix transcriptional regulator, protein MSSTAPELLDMTRLLIRLGRLLHNEIDEPLQESLGLGIKELLVLISISEGQTSPGVIAARQYLPAATVTRLITRLQEHGFLERQSDPDDLRRFRLVLTGRGTAALQRRRDETRRVLAARYAHLPPEVVAQAVEALRALEGHLQGEVARV, encoded by the coding sequence ATGTCATCTACCGCTCCCGAACTGCTCGACATGACCCGCCTGCTGATCCGCCTCGGTCGACTGCTGCACAATGAAATCGACGAACCGCTGCAAGAATCGCTCGGCCTCGGCATCAAGGAACTGCTGGTGCTGATCAGCATCAGCGAAGGCCAAACCAGCCCCGGGGTCATCGCCGCGCGCCAGTATCTTCCGGCAGCGACTGTCACGCGCCTGATCACCCGATTGCAGGAGCACGGTTTTCTGGAGCGCCAAAGCGATCCCGACGATCTGCGGCGTTTCCGGCTGGTGCTCACCGGGCGGGGAACGGCGGCGCTGCAGCGCCGCCGTGACGAAACCCGGCGTGTCCTGGCTGCCCGCTACGCTCACCTGCCACCCGAGGTGGTCGCGCAAGCCGTGGAGGCGCTGCGCGCGCTGGAAGGGCACCTGCAAGGCGAGGTCGCCCGTGTCTGA